Within Spirochaetota bacterium, the genomic segment CCGTCGACCGTCAGCTCTATACCTATGATATGGCCCGCTCATTGTACAACAGCATCACCGATGATATGATACGCCGCATCGTGCGTTCATCGGATGTCATACTCGGACTTTCGACGTACTGCGAACTGCTCTATCGCCGCATGTGCGCCGTCGGCATCCGTATACCCGAGGATATCGGATTCCTCATGGATGGCGCCATGTACGCGGAACGTGTGTATTTCCCCGAGGTAAGCCGCGTCGGCGTGAGAACAAAGGAAATGATCGATGCGATAATATCGTTCTTCGAGACAACGCCCCGCCCGAAAACGATAGAACTTGCATCCCATATTTTCGAAGGGGCAACAATGTGAAACGGAGCAGCGGCATGAAAAAAGAACTGATCGTGTTCATCACCATCGCATCCGCAGCGGCGTTCGCCGCCGATATCTTCGTTGCACCGACCGGCAGCGATGCTAACCCCGGCACGCGGGAAAAACCGTTCGCCGGGATTGTGCGCGCGCAGACGGCAGCACGCGCCGAAAAGCATAAGAATCGGAGCGAGGCGGTAACCGTATGGCTTTCCGGGGGCACCTATCGTCTTCTTGAAAAACTCGTGTTCACGGCGGAAGATGCCGGCTCTGAGAACGCGCCGGTAGTGTATCGATCGCTTGCGGGAGAACGCGCCGTCGTAAGCGGCGGCATGCCGATCACCGGGACATGGAAGAAGATCGCGGGCAAACCGTTCTATGAGATATCCGTACCCGATGTTGCTTCCGGAAAATGGTTTTTCAATTCATTGTACGTGAACGGTGTGGGGAAAACACGCGCGCGCAAGCCCAATGAGGACCAGGTGATGCTTCGCGCCAAAGGACGCGCATACGGGGAAGCATCCAACAAAGCGTTCGTGTTCTACCCCGGGGATATCGACGCGCAGTGGAGGAATCTTGCCGATGCGGACATCGTTCTCATCGGCTCATGGACACCGACGATTCATGCGATAGCGTCCGTTGACACAGAGAAGGGCATCGTAAAATTTGAGAGCACGCACGGTCGCCCCGTTGATTTCTGGGAGAAGAATTTCAGGTACTACGTGGCGAACGTATTCGAAGCGCTCGACACGCCCGGAGAATGGTATCTCGACCGGAAGTCAGGCACGCTCTATTATTATCCGGAAGCGACTGAGGATATGTCGAAAGCAGAGGTGATCGCGCCGAAACTCATGACGACCATCATGGAGATCGTTTCATCCGATGCAGCAAAGCCCGTCGCGCATCTGGAATTCCGCGATCTCATGTTCGCTCACACCGACGGCGATATGGAAAAGCATAACGGCGTGTACCGGCAGGGACATATGTTCCTGAGCGCAGCTATCTATGCCAAAAATATGCGCCGCTCGATATTCTCCAACTGCGAGATAGCGCATCTCGGCGAATATGCGATGGAGCTCGACACCGGGTGTCAGGAGAACACCATCGTCCGCTGTCATATCTGGGACATGGGTGCCGGCGGTATACAAATAGGGATCACCGATCTCAAGACTCTGCAGATGCTTGAGCAGTCGAAAAAAAAGGAACTCATACGCGTACAATCGAATATTGTCGATAACAGCATCGTGCATCGCCTCGGAACGATATGGCACGGCTGCTACGGGATACTCAATCGCTTCGCCTCGTACTCGAAGATCACCCATAACGAAATATTCGATGTGCACTGGGATGCGATAGCCTCCGATGCGCGGTGGACGTACAAGGGAGAGGATCATTCCGGCGGTCATGAGATAGCATACAATTACATGCATTATCTCGGCCTTGGCTATCACGGCGATGCGGCGGGGTATTATCAATTCGGTCCACTCGACACGTGGGTGCATCACAACATTACACACGATACGGTAGCGTATCCGTTCATACACGCAGGTTTCGCAGGCTATTATCTCGACGAGCAGTCGCGCGCTGCCGTTGTGGAGAACAATATCGCGTACAATATCGACTGGTCGTCGTATTTCCAGAACCGCGGATCGAACAATGTGTTCCGCAACAATATCGGTGCATTCACCCGCAACGGCTTCATCTGGCGCGGAGCGATACTCAGGAACGGGCTCAATCATTTCGCCGCGTCGAACAATATCTTTATCGCATCGAATACCACAGCCATCGGCGAGTCGTGGGAGGCAGGTCCGATGCCGCCGGAGCTGTCAAAGAACATCTACTGGAATATAAACGGCGACGCAAACATGCGCTTCTTCTCGCGATATTCTCTCGCGGAATTCCAGAAGCTCGGCTACGAGCACGATTCACTCATCACTGACCCCGGCTGCCGCGATCCGAAAAAATTCGATTTCACCGTCGATACATCCTCCGCTGCAATAAAGCTCGGTTTCGTGCCGTTCGATGATGAGATTAGAAAAGCAGGCGTGTACGGCGATGAGACGTGGCGCTCGCTCGCGAAAAGATTCACCGTTCGCTCGCGTCTGCCTGTTGAAGACCCGAATTCACCGTCGCGCCGCCCACGCATTGACCTCGATTTCGAATCGATGCCCGCGGGGACGGAACCTGCCGACCTCACGATACGAAAGGAAGGGGCGGCTACCTTCATGGTCAGCGAAGAGGCGGCATTCGGCGGGAGACGCTCGCTCAAATGCATAGACCGCAAGGATATTTCAAAATCATATAATCCGCATTTTTTCGTCGCGTACAGGAATATCGAACGCGGGGTGTTCCGCGCGTCATTCGATGCGATGATCAGCCCCGATGAGCCGATCAGTTATCGCTTCGAAGTGCGCGGGAAAGGCTCCGTGGATGAGACAGGGCCGCGGCTTGACTGCAATGCCGACGGGGGTGTGCTCGTATGCGACACAAAAGTGGCGGACATTCGCCCGGGGACATGGGTGCATGTGGAGATTGCATTCACCATCGGCAGCGGCGAATTTTCACTTCTGCTCAAGTACGACGGCGGTGAGTTGAACAAGTCATTCCCGTTCCTGCACGCTCATTTCAGATCGGTGTCCTGGGCAGGGATCACCGCAGGATTGATTAAGGACGGCAGTGCGTATTTCGACAATCTGAAGATGTCCATCGAATGATACGAGGAGCGATGCAATGACATATGTGAAAGAACCTGAGCGCGACGTCCCGGTGAAATACGACGTCGATGTCGTCGTAGCCGGCGGCGGAACGGCAGGCGTCGCCGCGGCGGTGTGCGCCGGACGCATGGGCCTTCGCACCGTGATGGTGGAACAATCATGCGCGCCGGGCGGGCTCGTTACGCAGCTCGGCTGGTCGAACGATTTCACGAACAAGGGCGGCTTTACGCGCGAATTCTTCGAGCTGCTCGAGCGCGACGGCGTCATGGTGCGGAATAAGACCATGTGCAATTACGATCAATTCCGTGTAACGCCGTATCTCGACACATTCCTTGCCGCGGCGAACGTACGGGTACTTTACCGCGCAACGGTGGCGAACGTGATACAGAACGACGGAACGGTTTCCGGCGTTTTTATAGAAACGAAGGAAGGGCGCATCGCCGTAAAAGCACGCGTCGTCATCGATGCAACCGGCGATGGCGATGCGGCGGCGCAGGCAGGAGCGAAATTCACCAAGGGGCGCGCGAAGGACGGCGCCATGCAGGCGATATCGCTCAGCCATACGTTCATCAATTATACTGCAGGCACGATATCGATGGAGGACATTGCGAAAGAAGTGCGCGACACGTCACCCGATTTCATGCTTCCGTATGTGCACGGCACGTGGAAGAACCAGACCGGCACGAAAAGCACGATGACGAACGGCACCATGCATGTGTGCGGGTATGACCCCGTTTCAGCCGAGGGGATATCGGATGCGCTTATCGCACTGCGCGCGCAGGCGGTCGATGTTTTCAACGCGCTAAAAAAGACGACGTCCATGCGCGACATCGAGTTCGGCCCGTTCATGCCGCTGCCCGGCATACGCGAGAGTAGGCGCATCACCTGCGATTACACCGTAACGAAGGATGACACGGTGCGCGGCGCGCGTTTCGATGACGGGCTCTTCACAGTAACCCAGCCGATCGATATACATAAATGCACGGAAGCGGAACCGTGCATCATCGTTGAAAAGGTTACGCCGTATCATATCCCGTACCGATCGCTCCTGCCGCGCGGCATAGAGAATCTCATGGTCGTCGGCAGATGCATCGGGGGCGAACACGAGGCGCTCGCAAGTTACCGCATCATCGCCGATTGTTTCGCCATGGGCGAAGCGGCCGCTATTGCCGCTCAGCAGGTGGCAAAGGGCGCGCGTTCACTTCGTGCAGTCGATGTCGGAACGGTCACCGCAGAGATGGAACATCGGGGATATTCCCGTTAGCAATAGTGAAACATAGGGAGGGTAGTATGAAAGCATTCATCGCAGTAATAGTCTGTTCGGGAATGGTACTGTGCGCGGCGGATATCCACTGGACCGGTGATGAAGTGTCAGGGACATCGATCAAGGTGCGCTCGAGCATCGGGGCATTTGTAACGAAAGCGAACGGAGTAACGCTTGCCGAAGGAAAATTCGGCAAGGCCCTCTCCTTTGAGGGCACATCCGCACACGCCGTCATTGCACTTGCCCCAGGCGAACAGGCCGTCTTCAATCGCGATTCGTTCACCGTCATGCTCTGGGTCAATCCGGATTCGGTCACCGGCAGGCGTCCGCTCGTGGTAAAACGGACCTCGAACAATGCAACGAGCATGGCACTCACGATACGCGGAAAGCTCCTTGTCTTCGAAGCATGCGATAAAAGCGGAAAATGGTCGTACATCTGCAATTCGGACAAGACACAGATCAACCCCGGCACATGGACGCATTGCGCTGCGGTCATAGAAAGCGCCAAAGCGGTACGGCTCTATATCAACGGATCGCTCGTCAAGACACATGCGGTGAACGTGCCGCTTGCTTTCAATCAGGAAGGGATATGGATCGGCATGGATGCCTGGGGCGGCGATCCGGAATCGGCGACAAAGCCGGGATTCTTCAAAGGGCGCATGGATGAGATGCAGTTCTTCACACGCGCATTGTCCGACAGCGAGATCGCAGCAGCGATGGACGGATCCGCGGCTGTACCCGTCGATACCACTGCGGGGATATTCTACGTATCGCCCACCGGTTCCGATGCGAATCCCGGGACGAAAGAAAAGCCGTTCGCAACAGCGCAGAAAGCGCGCGATGCTTTCCGCACAGCACCGAAAAAGGGCGATGCGCCTGCGGTCGTTGAATTGCAGGGTGGTATGTATTTTCAGACGGAAACACTCCTCTTTACACCGGAGGACAGCGGCACGGCGAACGCACCGGTGATATGGCGTTCGGCACCGAATGAAACGGCGGTCATAAGCGGCGGACGCATGCTTACGGGTTTCAAGGAGGCGGCGATAGCGGGTAAACGTGCATGGGTCATCGACATCCCGGATGTGAAGGAAGGGAAATGGTATTTCCGCCAGCTTTTTGTGTCCGCGGGCGGCAAGCCGCTCGAACGCCGATTCCGTCCGCATATCGGGATGAAACGTGTCGACGGGCTTACGTACTCTGCGCGGAGAAAAGCAGCACCCCACCGCGCAGCGCAGATCGATTTTGTTTTCGCCCCCGGCGATATCAAGGACTGGCAGAACATCGCCGATGTGGAAGTCGCCATTCTCCATGTGTGGAGCTCTTCGCGCCTTCGCATCGAGAGCGTGGACATGAAGAAGAACATCGTCACGTTCACCGGCATGCCGACATTCGCCGTCGATCAGGGGGGACTGCAGCCGTACTTCATCGAGAACGTGAAGGAAGAACTTGATGAACCGGGCGAATGGTATCTCGATCGCGGTAAAGGCAGGATGGCGTATCTCCCGTACGACGGGGAAACGCTCACGTCGGTGAAAGTGATTGCGCCGTATCTTAATACCGTCGTTGCATGTAAGGGAGACTACTCGAACGGAAAATTCGTATCGCATATCATGTTCAGCAACGTGACGTTCTCGCACAGCGAAACGCCGCTCCCGCGCGAGGGCTACGGCGGATCGCAGGGACATCCCGATCTCCCCGCGGCTATCGAGCTCACTGGCGCAAAGAACATCACATTCATTCGGAGCACCGTTTCACAGACCGGTAATTACGGCATCGGTATCGGCATGGGATGCGCGGATAACCGCGTCGTCGGCTGCAGGCTATACGACCTCGGCGGCGGCGGCGTGAAAGTGGGCGATATACGCATGAACAGCAAGGCGGATGCGCCGGAACTCCCCGTTGGGAATATCGTGAACAATTGCGCGATATTCGACACGGGCATTATGTTCTTTTCGGCGAACGCGGTGTGGGCGGGGATAACCCGCGGTACCGAGATAACGCATAACAAGATATGGAACTGCGCATACTCAGGGATCGCGGTCGGATGGTCATGGAGTGACAGCCCGACATCATGCGCATCGAACATCATTGCGCACAACCATATCAGCAATGTGCTCACCCTCGTCGCCGACGGCGCGAGCATATACACGCTCGGACGCCAGCCGGGCACCGTGATACGCGGCAATATTCTCCGCGATAATGTGAAAAGCCCGTTCGCCAAGGAGTACTGGCAGCTCGGGCTCTATCTCGACGAGGGATCGGCGGAAATGCTCGTGGAGAACAATCTCTCGTTCCGCATCGGCACGCACGGCTTTAACATGAACGGCGGCGCACAGAACATCATCCGCAACAATATCTCCGGGCCGGTGACCGGCAATCACGCGCCGTACATACGCTGCTACAAGAAAGCGTTCTCTAAGGACAATATATTCGTGAACAATATCGCCTGGTGCGATGGTGAGAACATGATCGATGAGGCATGGGATCGCTCCGTCTTTGACTGCCGATCGAATGTGTACTGGAATTTCGCCGGGAAGACCATGCAG encodes:
- a CDS encoding right-handed parallel beta-helix repeat-containing protein; protein product: MKKELIVFITIASAAAFAADIFVAPTGSDANPGTREKPFAGIVRAQTAARAEKHKNRSEAVTVWLSGGTYRLLEKLVFTAEDAGSENAPVVYRSLAGERAVVSGGMPITGTWKKIAGKPFYEISVPDVASGKWFFNSLYVNGVGKTRARKPNEDQVMLRAKGRAYGEASNKAFVFYPGDIDAQWRNLADADIVLIGSWTPTIHAIASVDTEKGIVKFESTHGRPVDFWEKNFRYYVANVFEALDTPGEWYLDRKSGTLYYYPEATEDMSKAEVIAPKLMTTIMEIVSSDAAKPVAHLEFRDLMFAHTDGDMEKHNGVYRQGHMFLSAAIYAKNMRRSIFSNCEIAHLGEYAMELDTGCQENTIVRCHIWDMGAGGIQIGITDLKTLQMLEQSKKKELIRVQSNIVDNSIVHRLGTIWHGCYGILNRFASYSKITHNEIFDVHWDAIASDARWTYKGEDHSGGHEIAYNYMHYLGLGYHGDAAGYYQFGPLDTWVHHNITHDTVAYPFIHAGFAGYYLDEQSRAAVVENNIAYNIDWSSYFQNRGSNNVFRNNIGAFTRNGFIWRGAILRNGLNHFAASNNIFIASNTTAIGESWEAGPMPPELSKNIYWNINGDANMRFFSRYSLAEFQKLGYEHDSLITDPGCRDPKKFDFTVDTSSAAIKLGFVPFDDEIRKAGVYGDETWRSLAKRFTVRSRLPVEDPNSPSRRPRIDLDFESMPAGTEPADLTIRKEGAATFMVSEEAAFGGRRSLKCIDRKDISKSYNPHFFVAYRNIERGVFRASFDAMISPDEPISYRFEVRGKGSVDETGPRLDCNADGGVLVCDTKVADIRPGTWVHVEIAFTIGSGEFSLLLKYDGGELNKSFPFLHAHFRSVSWAGITAGLIKDGSAYFDNLKMSIE
- a CDS encoding FAD-dependent oxidoreductase, with amino-acid sequence MTYVKEPERDVPVKYDVDVVVAGGGTAGVAAAVCAGRMGLRTVMVEQSCAPGGLVTQLGWSNDFTNKGGFTREFFELLERDGVMVRNKTMCNYDQFRVTPYLDTFLAAANVRVLYRATVANVIQNDGTVSGVFIETKEGRIAVKARVVIDATGDGDAAAQAGAKFTKGRAKDGAMQAISLSHTFINYTAGTISMEDIAKEVRDTSPDFMLPYVHGTWKNQTGTKSTMTNGTMHVCGYDPVSAEGISDALIALRAQAVDVFNALKKTTSMRDIEFGPFMPLPGIRESRRITCDYTVTKDDTVRGARFDDGLFTVTQPIDIHKCTEAEPCIIVEKVTPYHIPYRSLLPRGIENLMVVGRCIGGEHEALASYRIIADCFAMGEAAAIAAQQVAKGARSLRAVDVGTVTAEMEHRGYSR
- a CDS encoding LamG-like jellyroll fold domain-containing protein, which produces MKAFIAVIVCSGMVLCAADIHWTGDEVSGTSIKVRSSIGAFVTKANGVTLAEGKFGKALSFEGTSAHAVIALAPGEQAVFNRDSFTVMLWVNPDSVTGRRPLVVKRTSNNATSMALTIRGKLLVFEACDKSGKWSYICNSDKTQINPGTWTHCAAVIESAKAVRLYINGSLVKTHAVNVPLAFNQEGIWIGMDAWGGDPESATKPGFFKGRMDEMQFFTRALSDSEIAAAMDGSAAVPVDTTAGIFYVSPTGSDANPGTKEKPFATAQKARDAFRTAPKKGDAPAVVELQGGMYFQTETLLFTPEDSGTANAPVIWRSAPNETAVISGGRMLTGFKEAAIAGKRAWVIDIPDVKEGKWYFRQLFVSAGGKPLERRFRPHIGMKRVDGLTYSARRKAAPHRAAQIDFVFAPGDIKDWQNIADVEVAILHVWSSSRLRIESVDMKKNIVTFTGMPTFAVDQGGLQPYFIENVKEELDEPGEWYLDRGKGRMAYLPYDGETLTSVKVIAPYLNTVVACKGDYSNGKFVSHIMFSNVTFSHSETPLPREGYGGSQGHPDLPAAIELTGAKNITFIRSTVSQTGNYGIGIGMGCADNRVVGCRLYDLGGGGVKVGDIRMNSKADAPELPVGNIVNNCAIFDTGIMFFSANAVWAGITRGTEITHNKIWNCAYSGIAVGWSWSDSPTSCASNIIAHNHISNVLTLVADGASIYTLGRQPGTVIRGNILRDNVKSPFAKEYWQLGLYLDEGSAEMLVENNLSFRIGTHGFNMNGGAQNIIRNNISGPVTGNHAPYIRCYKKAFSKDNIFVNNIAWCDGENMIDEAWDRSVFDCRSNVYWNFAGKTMQFKDKTFAEWQAAGQDTASRVIDPQFIDAANDDYRLKPSSPAIALGFKPFAFDAGLEAAYRDIAASVFVSEMPVYRMMLAPVREKPADFSLDFEDVPLGTTPGFSCNGCTPEANFTVSEEDAKN